A window of the Henckelia pumila isolate YLH828 chromosome 3, ASM3356847v2, whole genome shotgun sequence genome harbors these coding sequences:
- the LOC140890655 gene encoding probable WRKY transcription factor 21, translating into MEIERANSAAVESCHRVINLLSQPQDHNLYRNLVEQTGDAVCKFKKVVSLLDSSGGHARVRKLKKIQAPLPLNILLENPICRSDEQQTRPLQINSSIQEIPPDVKNVLTLGIPSLEMSSNGQSSLPLAQQTTLTSYHFLQQQQQQQQQQRFQLQQQQLKHKAEMMYRLSNSGVSLNFDSSTCTPTMSSTRSFISSLSMDGSVANVNGSSFGLIGAARSADQSFFHHKKRCSGKGEGGSSKCGGSGRCHCSKKRKHRVKRSIKVPAISNKLADIPPDEYSWRKYGQKPIKGSPYPRGYYKCSSMRGCPARKHVERCLEDPAMLIVTYEGEHNHPRLPSQSANS; encoded by the exons ATGGAGATTGAGAGGGCAAATAGTGCAGCAGTTGAAAGTTGCCATAGAGTGATTAATCTGTTATCCCAGCCGCAAGATCATAATCTGTATAGAAATTTAGTTGAACAAACTGGAGACGCTGTGTGCAAATTCAAGAAAGTTGTCTCTCTTCTTGATTCTAGCGGCGGTCATGCTAGAGTGAGgaaacttaagaaaattcaagcTCCTTTACCCCTCAATATTTTATTGGAAAATCCCATCTGTAGATCAGATGAGCAGCAGACCAGGCCTCTTCAAATCAACAGTTCTATTCAAGAAATCCCGCCCGACGTGAAAAATGTCCTCACTCTAGGAATCCCTTCTCTTGAAATGAGTTCAAATGGCCAAAGTTCACTTCCATTGGCCCAACAAACAACATTAACGAGCTACCATTTTCTCCAGCAACAGCAGCAGCAACAGCAACAGCAAAGGTTTCAACTTCAGCAGCAGCAATTGAAACATAAGGCTGAAATGATGTATAGGCTCAGCAACAGTGGTGTTAGCTTGAATTTTGATAGCTCTACATGCACTCCCACCATGTCATCAACCAGGTCATTTATCTCTTCATTGAGTATGGATGGAAGTGTTGCgaatgtaaatggaagctccTTCGGTTTGATTGGGGCGGCTCGGTCTGCGGATCAGAGCTTCTTCCATCACAAGAAAAGGTGCTCTGGAAAGGGAGAAGGCGGAAGCTCGAAATGCGGTGGCAGCGGTAGATGCCATTGTTCTAAGAAGAG GAAGCATAGGGTAAAGAGGTCTATCAAAGTACCTGCTATCAGTAACAAGTTGGCTGATATCCCCCCTGATGAGTACTCTTGGAGGAAATATGGTCAGAAACCAATCAAAGGCTCTCCTTACCCCCG GGGATACTACAAATGTAGTAGCATGAGAGGCTGTCCGGCCCGTAAACATGTGGAAAGATGCTTGGAGGATCCTGCTATGCTCATCGTGACATACGAAGGGGAGCATAACCATCCGAGATTGCCTTCACAATCGGCTAACTCATGA